Proteins encoded in a region of the Uloborus diversus isolate 005 chromosome 1, Udiv.v.3.1, whole genome shotgun sequence genome:
- the LOC129234178 gene encoding uncharacterized protein LOC129234178, whose translation MGITDEQKDKSGKSKPPLLPKPCISSPAGSGEHVIPQMVITSADDVPEELQNGSEATTVPIPTSIEAASAAANVEEEAKNESTEAVHQRPLTIGACEDAPVDSIPNTPEAKSSDGLIHSTAQRPLMFE comes from the exons GTAAATCAAAACCACCTCTTCTTCCCAAGCCATGTATAAGTTCTCCTGCTGGCTCtggagaacatgttatcccacaAATGGTTATTACATCTGCTGATGATGTACCCGAAGAGCTGCAGAATGGTAGTGAAGCCACCACAGTACCTATTCCCACCTCTATTGAAGCAGCAAGCGCTGCTGCTAATGTTGAGGAAGAAGCGAAAAACGAATCAACTGAAGCTGTGCACCAAAGACCCTTAACTATtgg tgcATGTGAAGATGCGCCAGTTGATTCAATACCAAATACACCTGAAGCTAAATCTTCAGATGGCCTAATTCATTCAACAGCTCAAAGACCTTTAATGTTCGAGTAA